Proteins from a genomic interval of Pseudomonas paeninsulae:
- a CDS encoding peptidylprolyl isomerase, whose translation MLKTLALAACSVLFASSLLAAENPKVLLTTSLGDIEIELNAEKAPISVENFLGYVDSGYYAGTQFHRVIPGFMVQGGGFDADLQQKQPQASIKNEADNGLHNVRGTLAMARTQVRDSATSQFFINHKDNAFLDHSSRDFGYAVFGKVLRGMEVVDKIAQVATGNRGGQQNVPREPVLIIEAKRL comes from the coding sequence ATGCTGAAAACACTCGCCCTCGCCGCCTGCTCCGTACTGTTTGCCAGCAGCCTGCTGGCTGCGGAGAACCCGAAAGTGCTGCTGACCACCAGTCTCGGTGACATCGAAATCGAGCTGAACGCGGAAAAAGCCCCGATCAGCGTGGAAAACTTCCTCGGCTACGTGGACAGCGGCTACTACGCTGGCACCCAGTTTCACCGGGTGATTCCGGGGTTCATGGTGCAAGGCGGCGGCTTCGATGCCGACCTGCAGCAGAAGCAGCCGCAAGCATCGATCAAGAACGAAGCCGACAATGGCCTGCACAACGTGCGCGGCACCCTGGCCATGGCGCGTACCCAGGTACGCGACTCGGCCACCAGCCAGTTCTTTATCAACCACAAGGACAACGCCTTCCTCGACCACAGCTCGCGCGACTTCGGTTACGCGGTATTCGGTAAGGTGCTGCGCGGCATGGAAGTAGTCGACAAGATCGCCCAGGTAGCGACCGGCAATCGCGGCGGCCAGCAGAACGTACCGCGCGAACCGGTGCTGATCATCGAAGCCAAGCGCCTATAA
- a CDS encoding alpha/beta fold hydrolase yields MSYYDNDGCQLHYEDYGKGAPVLLVHGLGSSTRDWEYQIPELAAHYRVIALDVRGHGRSDKPRERYSIAGFAEDVSALIEHLGLDRVHFVGISMGGMIGFQLGVDRPELLKSLTIVNSGPEVKAKSPRDYLEIAKRWSLSRLLSLNTIAKALGKLLFPKPEQAELRRKIEERWPQNDKRAYLASLDAIIGWGVRERLARITCPTLVISADRDYTPIAQKEAYVKEMPNARLLVIEDSRHATPLDQPQRFNSSLLAFLEEVEQTAATALNKDQQAC; encoded by the coding sequence ATGTCCTACTACGATAACGATGGTTGCCAGTTGCACTACGAGGACTACGGCAAGGGCGCGCCGGTGCTGCTGGTGCACGGCCTGGGCTCAAGCACCCGCGACTGGGAATATCAGATCCCCGAACTGGCTGCGCACTACCGGGTGATCGCCCTCGACGTACGCGGTCACGGTCGCTCGGACAAGCCGCGCGAACGCTACAGCATCGCCGGTTTTGCCGAAGATGTGAGCGCACTGATCGAGCACTTGGGGCTCGACAGGGTGCATTTTGTTGGCATCTCCATGGGCGGCATGATCGGCTTCCAGTTGGGCGTCGACCGTCCCGAACTGCTAAAAAGCCTGACCATCGTCAACAGCGGTCCCGAAGTGAAGGCGAAAAGTCCGCGCGACTACCTGGAAATCGCCAAACGCTGGAGCCTGTCGCGCCTGCTCAGCCTCAATACGATTGCCAAGGCACTGGGTAAGCTGCTGTTCCCCAAGCCCGAACAAGCCGAACTGCGGCGCAAGATCGAGGAGCGCTGGCCGCAGAACGACAAGCGCGCCTACCTCGCCAGCCTCGACGCGATCATCGGCTGGGGGGTGCGCGAACGCCTGGCGCGCATAACCTGCCCTACCCTGGTGATCAGCGCCGACCGCGACTACACCCCAATCGCGCAGAAAGAGGCCTACGTCAAGGAAATGCCCAACGCACGCTTGCTGGTGATCGAAGATTCGCGTCACGCCACACCGCTGGATCAACCGCAGCGCTTCAACAGCAGCCTGCTGGCCTTCCTCGAGGAAGTCGAACAAACTGCCGCCACTGCCCTCAACAAGGATCAACAAGCATGCTGA
- a CDS encoding LysR family transcriptional regulator has translation MKAPRVTLDQWRTLQAVVDQGGFAQAAEVLHRSQSSVSYTIARMQEQLGVPLLRIDGRKAVLTEAGDVLLRRSRQLVKQASQLEDLAYNMDQGWEAEVRLVVDAAYPTARLIRALAAFIPQSRGCRVRLREEVLSGVEEVLLEGTADLAISSLSMVGYLGHELSEVEFVAVAHPDHQLHKMQRKLTFEDLQNQLQVVIRDSGPSKPRDVGWLGAEQRWTVSSLSTAANFVSSGLGFAWLPRHLIDRELSDGILKPLVLAQGGTSHPRFTLYSHKDKTLGPASQILVDLIKNFDAAPLNTPFAAPQSAS, from the coding sequence ATGAAAGCGCCCCGCGTGACCCTCGATCAATGGCGTACTTTGCAGGCCGTAGTCGATCAGGGCGGCTTTGCCCAAGCCGCCGAGGTGCTGCATCGCTCGCAATCCTCAGTCAGCTACACCATTGCGCGGATGCAGGAACAACTCGGCGTGCCGTTGCTGCGCATCGACGGGCGCAAGGCCGTACTCACCGAGGCCGGCGACGTGCTGCTGCGCCGTTCGCGGCAACTGGTCAAGCAGGCCAGCCAGCTGGAAGACCTGGCCTACAACATGGATCAGGGCTGGGAAGCCGAGGTACGCCTGGTGGTTGACGCCGCCTACCCGACCGCACGGCTGATCAGGGCACTGGCCGCCTTCATCCCGCAGAGCCGCGGTTGCCGCGTGCGCCTGCGCGAGGAAGTGCTGTCGGGGGTAGAAGAAGTGCTGCTGGAAGGCACCGCGGACTTGGCCATCAGCAGCCTGTCCATGGTCGGTTATCTGGGCCATGAACTCAGCGAAGTGGAATTCGTGGCGGTTGCCCACCCCGACCATCAGCTGCACAAGATGCAACGCAAGCTGACCTTCGAGGATTTGCAGAACCAGTTGCAGGTGGTCATACGCGACTCGGGCCCCAGCAAACCGCGCGACGTCGGCTGGCTGGGTGCCGAGCAACGCTGGACGGTCAGCAGCCTTTCAACCGCCGCCAACTTCGTCAGCAGCGGCCTCGGTTTCGCCTGGCTGCCGCGCCACCTGATCGACCGGGAGTTGAGTGATGGAATACTCAAGCCCCTGGTGCTGGCACAGGGCGGCACCAGCCACCCACGCTTTACCCTCTATAGCCACAAGGACAAGACCCTGGGCCCAGCCAGCCAGATTCTCGTTGATCTGATCAAGAACTTCGACGCGGCACCACTCAATACCCCCTTCGCCGCCCCCCAATCAGCCAGCTGA
- a CDS encoding 3-phosphoglycerate kinase: MKIFCCALIAWLPLVACAYPIEVEKQLNGTEVSVTTQEIDHNMGAVLLYNYGQTEAECTGVFRNGPEAPRARKVLLAPGQSSNLTMKFARSIIKLRVQLTCGLK; encoded by the coding sequence ATGAAGATTTTTTGCTGTGCCCTGATCGCCTGGTTGCCGCTGGTTGCTTGCGCTTATCCGATCGAGGTGGAAAAACAGCTCAACGGTACCGAAGTGTCGGTCACGACCCAGGAAATTGATCACAACATGGGCGCCGTGCTGCTCTACAACTACGGTCAGACGGAAGCCGAGTGCACTGGAGTGTTCCGCAACGGCCCCGAGGCGCCGCGCGCCCGTAAAGTATTGTTGGCGCCGGGGCAGAGCAGCAACCTGACCATGAAATTCGCCCGCAGCATCATCAAGCTGCGCGTGCAGTTGACCTGCGGCCTGAAATGA
- a CDS encoding FMN-dependent NADH-azoreductase produces MSNVLVIESSARQQGSVSRQLTEQFIAQWQVAHPADQIQVRDLAVEQVPHLDANLLGGWMTPADQQSVAEQRALALSNTLTDEVLAADVLVLAAPMYNFAIPSTLKAWLDHVLRAGVTFKYTETGPQGLLTGKRAFVLTARGGIYAGGNMDHQEPYLRQALAFIGIHDVSFIHAEGLNLGGEFMEKGLAEAKAQLAQVA; encoded by the coding sequence ATGTCCAATGTTCTGGTAATCGAAAGCAGCGCCCGCCAACAAGGCTCGGTTTCTCGTCAGCTCACCGAGCAATTCATTGCCCAGTGGCAAGTCGCTCACCCAGCCGATCAAATCCAGGTGCGCGACCTGGCGGTCGAGCAAGTACCGCACCTGGACGCCAATCTGCTGGGGGGCTGGATGACCCCGGCCGACCAGCAGAGCGTCGCGGAGCAACGTGCATTGGCCCTGTCCAACACACTCACCGATGAAGTGCTGGCTGCCGATGTGCTGGTGCTAGCCGCGCCCATGTACAACTTCGCCATCCCCAGCACCCTGAAGGCCTGGCTGGATCATGTGCTGCGTGCCGGCGTCACCTTCAAGTACACCGAAACCGGCCCGCAGGGCCTGCTCACTGGCAAGCGTGCCTTCGTCCTGACCGCCCGTGGTGGTATCTATGCCGGTGGCAACATGGATCATCAGGAACCCTACCTGCGTCAGGCATTGGCCTTCATCGGCATCCACGACGTCAGCTTCATCCATGCCGAAGGCCTCAACCTGGGCGGCGAGTTCATGGAGAAAGGTCTGGCCGAGGCCAAGGCGCAATTAGCGCAAGTGGCTTAA
- a CDS encoding carboxylate/amino acid/amine transporter, whose product MRYLVIVTLLWAFSFSLIGEYLAGQVDSYFAVLTRVLIAGLVFLPLTRWHGVAPAFMRGMLLIGALQFGVTYVCLYLSFSVLTVPEVLLFTILTPLHVTLIEDAFNRRFNPWALLAALVAVAGAAIIRYDQLGTDFYVGFFLLQIANATFAAGQVFYKHLLARHPSGIPQYRRFGYFYLGALAVALPAFLLFGNAARLPTSAIQWWVLAWLGMVASGLGLYWWNKGASLVDGGTLAVMNNALVPAGLLVNLLLWNRDADLWRLSLGGAVIASSLLLTRVGSRQLLVAKEMR is encoded by the coding sequence ATGCGTTATCTAGTAATCGTGACCCTGTTATGGGCCTTTTCTTTCAGTCTGATCGGCGAGTACCTGGCCGGTCAGGTGGACAGTTATTTTGCCGTGCTGACGCGGGTACTGATCGCCGGTCTGGTGTTTCTGCCCCTGACCCGCTGGCACGGCGTGGCGCCAGCGTTCATGCGTGGCATGTTGCTGATCGGCGCGTTGCAGTTCGGCGTCACCTATGTCTGCCTGTACCTGAGTTTCAGCGTGCTGACGGTGCCGGAAGTGCTGCTGTTCACCATTCTTACGCCGTTACACGTGACTCTGATCGAGGATGCGTTCAATCGGCGTTTCAATCCCTGGGCCTTGCTCGCCGCGCTGGTCGCGGTGGCGGGCGCGGCGATCATTCGCTACGACCAGCTCGGCACTGACTTCTATGTCGGCTTCTTCCTGCTGCAAATCGCCAACGCCACCTTTGCCGCGGGGCAGGTGTTCTACAAGCATCTGCTCGCCCGGCATCCTTCGGGCATTCCGCAGTACCGGCGCTTCGGTTATTTCTACCTAGGCGCGCTGGCCGTCGCCTTGCCGGCCTTTTTGCTGTTCGGTAACGCCGCCCGCTTGCCCACCAGCGCCATCCAGTGGTGGGTCTTGGCCTGGCTCGGTATGGTGGCGTCCGGGCTTGGTCTTTACTGGTGGAACAAGGGCGCGAGCCTGGTCGATGGCGGTACCCTGGCGGTGATGAACAACGCGTTGGTGCCGGCCGGTCTGTTGGTCAATCTATTGCTGTGGAACCGTGATGCCGATCTGTGGCGGTTGAGCCTGGGTGGGGCGGTGATTGCGAGTTCCCTGCTGTTGACCCGGGTCGGCAGCCGGCAGCTACTGGTGGCGAAGGAGATGCGATGA
- the rarD gene encoding EamA family transporter RarD — protein MTLSGRGVALSIGASMLFALIPGYVQQLAPLDGVQVFAQRVLWSIPAVLLLVAVARQWTVLAVAVDRLRREPLLLAALPLSAALIGVQWALFVWAPLAGRMLDVSLGYFLLPLAMVLAGRVFYGERLRPLQQLAVCCALLGVLHELWRLQAFSWVTLVTALGYPPYFMLRRWMRLDALSGFILEMLVLAPLAVWLIVAWGPVAVFTQAPQLWWLLPGLGLLGALAFAAMMASSRLLPLGLFGILSYVEPVLLFLVALLFLGENFNAEQWLTYLPIWLAVLLVGWDSARLLIKQRRI, from the coding sequence ATGACGCTGTCCGGGCGTGGCGTGGCGCTATCGATTGGCGCTTCGATGCTGTTTGCCCTGATTCCCGGCTATGTGCAGCAACTGGCGCCGCTGGACGGCGTGCAGGTGTTCGCCCAACGGGTGCTCTGGTCGATTCCAGCGGTGTTGCTGCTGGTCGCCGTGGCCCGGCAATGGACGGTGCTGGCTGTGGCCGTCGACCGTTTGCGCCGTGAGCCGTTATTGCTGGCGGCCTTGCCGCTCTCGGCAGCATTGATTGGCGTGCAGTGGGCCTTGTTTGTCTGGGCACCGCTGGCCGGGCGTATGCTGGATGTGTCACTGGGCTACTTCTTGCTGCCCTTGGCGATGGTGCTGGCCGGGCGGGTGTTCTACGGCGAGCGCTTGCGCCCGTTGCAGCAGTTGGCGGTGTGCTGTGCCTTGCTCGGTGTGTTGCATGAGCTGTGGCGCCTGCAGGCGTTTTCCTGGGTCACCCTGGTCACCGCGCTGGGTTATCCACCGTATTTCATGTTGCGCCGCTGGATGCGCCTGGATGCCCTGTCCGGGTTTATTCTGGAAATGCTGGTGCTGGCGCCTTTGGCAGTGTGGTTGATCGTCGCCTGGGGGCCGGTGGCGGTGTTCACCCAGGCGCCGCAGTTGTGGTGGCTGTTGCCGGGTCTGGGCTTGCTCGGCGCCCTGGCCTTTGCCGCGATGATGGCGTCCAGTCGGTTGTTGCCGCTGGGGCTGTTTGGCATTCTCAGTTATGTCGAACCGGTGCTGTTGTTTCTGGTGGCACTGTTGTTTCTTGGCGAAAACTTCAATGCCGAGCAGTGGCTGACCTATCTGCCGATCTGGCTGGCGGTGCTGCTGGTCGGCTGGGACAGTGCGCGGCTGCTGATCAAGCAACGGCGTATCTGA